A region of Ochotona princeps isolate mOchPri1 chromosome 2, mOchPri1.hap1, whole genome shotgun sequence DNA encodes the following proteins:
- the SMIM1 gene encoding small integral membrane protein 1 yields MQPPESSVHYSRWDDSSREEVSVASVSGLEEASCCERTSRKLCTGKLGLAMKVLGGLALFWVIFILGYVTGYYVHKCK; encoded by the exons ATGCAGCCCCCGGAGAGCAGCGTCCATTACAGCAGGTGGGACGACAGCAGCCGGGAGGAAGTCAGCGTGGCGTCCGTGTCCGGCCTAGAGGAGGCCTCATGTTGTGAGAG GACCTCCCGGAAGCTGTGCACGGGCAAGCTGGGGCTGGCCATGAAGGTGCTGGGCGGACTGGCTCTCTTCTGGGTCATCTTCATCCTGGGATATGTCACGGGTTACTACGTGCACAAGTGCAAATAA